Proteins from a single region of Corynebacterium pseudogenitalium:
- a CDS encoding acetylornithine transaminase: protein MKDFTQRWAGALLDNYPVPPVELVEGSGSTVTDADDKQYIDMLAGIAVNALGHAHPAVVEAVTNQLSTLGHVSNLFGSAPVVKVAEALREHVGDDTARVYFGNSGTEANEAAFKLARLTGRRRILAAQHGFHGRTMGALAMTGQPDKQKPFEPMPAGVEFYPYGDIEALTALVEQNPSDTAAIIMEPIQGETGIIPAPEGFLTQVRELCDKHGILFIADEVQTGVGRTGDFFAFQHEGVLPDVITMAKGLGGGMPIGATIARGEAAKLFTPGSHGTTFGGNPVSCAAATAVLATIDDAFLAEVRRKGQVLYDATSKIPGVKEVRGRGLMLGVVLEQPVAKRVVTLGLEQGVILNAPADDVIRLTPPLVISDEEIAQAARRLAAAIAEASEEVSQ from the coding sequence ATGAAGGACTTTACGCAGCGTTGGGCGGGCGCGCTTCTAGATAACTACCCGGTTCCGCCAGTCGAACTCGTCGAAGGTTCCGGCTCCACCGTGACTGACGCCGATGACAAGCAGTACATCGACATGCTGGCTGGCATCGCGGTCAACGCGCTCGGCCATGCGCATCCGGCAGTGGTCGAGGCGGTCACCAACCAGCTATCGACGCTCGGCCACGTCTCGAACCTGTTCGGCTCTGCACCCGTGGTCAAGGTCGCCGAGGCACTCCGCGAGCACGTCGGTGATGACACCGCCCGCGTCTACTTCGGCAACTCCGGCACCGAGGCCAACGAGGCAGCCTTCAAACTCGCGCGCCTGACGGGTCGCCGCCGCATCCTCGCAGCGCAGCACGGCTTCCACGGCCGCACCATGGGTGCGCTCGCGATGACCGGCCAGCCCGACAAGCAAAAACCGTTCGAACCCATGCCCGCCGGCGTGGAGTTCTACCCCTACGGCGACATCGAGGCGCTCACCGCACTCGTGGAGCAGAACCCCTCGGACACCGCGGCCATCATCATGGAGCCCATCCAGGGCGAGACCGGTATCATCCCAGCCCCGGAGGGTTTCCTCACCCAGGTGCGCGAGCTGTGCGATAAGCACGGCATCCTCTTCATCGCCGACGAGGTACAGACCGGCGTCGGCCGCACCGGCGACTTCTTCGCCTTCCAGCACGAGGGCGTGCTCCCGGACGTGATCACCATGGCCAAGGGCCTCGGCGGCGGCATGCCAATCGGCGCGACCATAGCCCGCGGCGAGGCAGCGAAGCTATTTACGCCGGGCAGCCACGGCACCACGTTCGGCGGCAACCCCGTCTCGTGCGCGGCGGCCACGGCAGTGCTGGCCACCATCGACGACGCCTTCCTCGCGGAGGTGCGTCGCAAAGGCCAGGTGCTTTACGACGCCACCTCGAAGATCCCGGGTGTGAAGGAAGTCCGCGGGCGTGGGCTCATGCTCGGCGTGGTCTTGGAGCAGCCGGTGGCGAAGCGCGTCGTCACGCTGGGACTTGAGCAGGGCGTGATCCTGAACGCGCCGGCGGATGACGTGATTCGCCTGACGCCGCCACTGGTGATCAGCGACGAGGAGATCGCACAGGCGGCCCGGCGCCTCGCGGCCGCGATTGCGGAGGCCTCAGAAGAGGTCTCACAATAA